The following coding sequences lie in one Actinomycetota bacterium genomic window:
- a CDS encoding DUF47 family protein, whose protein sequence is MKLKISQRTDEFFRLFAESARNLRTAAEMLKDLIEDYTDVEAKARRIQDREHEGDEVTHEIIRRLNTSFVTPMDREDIYALASALDDVLDSVDAVADLFVLHRIEEPLPEMKALADVLLRGAQQTEQALEVFPRMDRDKLEPYWVEINRLENEGDRIYRRAVADLFSGDYKAMDVLKWKDVIENLEGAVDGLENVANIIESSVLKHA, encoded by the coding sequence GTGAAGCTCAAGATCTCCCAGCGAACCGACGAGTTCTTCCGACTGTTCGCGGAGTCCGCCCGGAACCTGCGGACGGCCGCCGAGATGCTGAAGGACCTCATCGAGGACTACACCGACGTCGAGGCCAAGGCCCGGCGGATCCAGGACCGCGAGCACGAGGGCGACGAGGTCACCCACGAGATCATCCGCCGGCTGAACACGTCGTTCGTCACCCCCATGGACCGTGAGGACATCTACGCGCTGGCGTCCGCGCTGGACGACGTCCTGGATTCGGTGGACGCGGTGGCCGACCTGTTCGTGCTGCATCGCATCGAGGAGCCCCTACCGGAGATGAAGGCCCTGGCCGACGTGCTGCTCCGGGGAGCGCAGCAGACCGAGCAGGCCCTGGAGGTGTTCCCGCGCATGGACCGGGACAAGCTGGAGCCCTATTGGGTCGAGATCAACCGCCTGGAGAACGAGGGCGACCGCATCTACCGCCGCGCCGTGGCGGACCTGTTCTCGGGCGACTACAAGGCCATGGACGTCCTGAAGTGGAAGGACGTCATCGAGAACCTCGAGGGGGCCGTCGACGGCCTGGAGAACGTGGCCAACATCATCGAGTCGTCGGTCCTGAAGCACGCGTAG